A single region of the Vicia villosa cultivar HV-30 ecotype Madison, WI linkage group LG4, Vvil1.0, whole genome shotgun sequence genome encodes:
- the LOC131598547 gene encoding uncharacterized protein LOC131598547, which yields MTKAKRRVGRLKSTAAAPQGSAEPLKTTLVPTPVPPPVPPPVPTPVPPAKPLGDTTKGKETSAAANEDLSEKTTKPWVKILQGNRNLSKGMAVEFVAPQIINGEEKIIIDESDVASELTYWENAVILFALGETLSMHAVKNFMEKSWNFVTLPELYFNDAGYFIVRFKSYEDQNKVMEQGPYFIYGKPIFLKYWSIDFELKADLLRVLPLWITLPNLPLYLWGEKSISKITSAVGRPITTDECTTRKLRISYARVLVEVDITRPVKETVTIRDHSGKEWEQQIDYEWRPKYCQTCLKIGHDCATKKTTGQPKPQQRVWQKKLPAPENKDIEEMREEAPKKDNNPSEEEWTQIASNRTDKAQKKINFTPPEDLLVQNVFTPLGIGVNLVGESSNTK from the coding sequence ATGACCAAAGCAAAACGGCGCGTCGGCCGGCTGAAATCTACGGCGGCGGCGCCCCAAGGATCAGCGGAACCACTCAAGACTACCCTAGTGCCTACACCAGTCCCCCCACCAGTTCCTCCTCCAGTCCCTACACCAGTACCACCGGCAAAACCTCTGGGAGACACCACCAAAGGAAAGGAGACAAGTGCAGCAGCAAATGAAGATCTCTCTGAGAAGACTACAAAACCTTGGGTGAAGATCCTCCAAGGAAACAGAAATTTGAGTAAAGGAATGGCTGTAGAATTTGTGGCTCCGCAAATCATCAATGGAGAGGAAAAGATTATTATCGACGAAAGTGATGTTGCGAGTGAATTAACCTACTGGGAGAATGCGGTGATTCTCTTCGCTCTGGGAGAAACACTTTCTATGCACGCGGTCAAAAACTTCATGGAGAAATCGTGGAATTTTGTAACCTTACCAGAACTTTACTTCAACGATGCTGGGTACTTCATTGTGCGCTTCAAGAGCTATGAAGACCAGAATAAGGTTATGGAGCAAGGTCCATACTTCATTTATGGGAAACCTATCTTTCTGAAGTATTGGTCtattgattttgaattgaaaGCTGATCTTCTTCGCGTATTACCTCTGTGGATTACACTACCAAATCTCCCACTGTATCTCTGGGGGGAGAAGAGTATTTCAAAGATTACTAGTGCTGTGGGAAGACCTATAACAACAGACGAATGTACAACACGGAAATTGCGTATCTCCTATGCTAGAGTGCTAGTAGAGGTTGATATCACAAGACCTGTCAAGGAAACAGTTACAATCAGAGACCATAGTGGAAAAGAATGGGAGCAACAAATAGATTATGAGTGGAGACCTAAATATTGCCAGACATGCTTGAAGATTGGACACGATTGTGCTACAAAGAAAACAACAGGGCAACCAAAACCTCAGCAAAGAGTTTGGCAGAAGAAACTACCAGCTCCAGAGAACAAGGATATAGAAGAAATGAGAGAGGAGGCACCAAAGAAAGATAACAACCCCTCGGAAGAAGAATGGACTCAAATTGCATCTAATAGGACTGACAAAGCACAAAAGAAGATCAATTTTACACCACCTGAGGATTTACTTGTCCAGAATGTATTCACACCCTTAGGGATTGGAGTTAATCTCGTAGGGGAGTCAAGCAATACCAAATGA